Proteins encoded in a region of the Rutidosis leptorrhynchoides isolate AG116_Rl617_1_P2 chromosome 9, CSIRO_AGI_Rlap_v1, whole genome shotgun sequence genome:
- the LOC139867043 gene encoding uncharacterized protein isoform X2, with translation MRLNRLLASRDIEGFHTETPEVENKDEQDMDVDEQAHGNTVVGAGGSGDTSQREGRAGDDSYQTDAEGSKVIEPPTESGSKHMRAKKAKEARLQFYGVNDLLSIPEATTISQFNYLEDIKLPNYFGHLSPEATWRFDVQLAMLNLMRSKCCLKEAKARLDDGDSSTPGALTAEQLHDRIVHLKSDLEQSEKGMRRGNQCLVFSSCGEGVFSLSS, from the exons ATGCGTTTAAACAGACTTCTTGCTTCACGCGATATCGAGGGCTTTCATACTGAGACGCCCGAAGTGGAAAACAAGGACGAGCAGGATATGGATGTTGATGAGCAAGCTCATGGTAACACTGTTGTTGGCGCTGGTGGTTCTGGTGACACCAGCCAACGCGAGGGTCGTGCAGGTGACGACTCTTATCAAACGGATGCTGAAGGGTCCAAAGTTATTGAGCCCCCAACCGAGAGTGGGAGTAAGCACATGCGCGCTAAAAAGGCGAAAG AGGCTCGCCTGCAATTTTACGGCGTAAACGACTTGCTGTCTATCCCGGAGGCTACAACGATCTCTCAATTCAACTACTTGGAAGATATCAAACTTCCCAATTACTTTGGGCATCTGTCGCCCGAGGCAACGTGGCGCTTTGATGTTCAACTGGCTATGTTGAACCTGATGCGCTCTAAATGTTGCCTTAAGGAGGCAAAGGCTCGCTTGGACGACGGTGACTCTTCTACACCAGGCGCCCTGACTGCTGAACAGTTGCATGACCGTATCGTGCATTTGAAGTCGGATCTTGAGCAGTCTGAAAAAGGCATGCGAAGAGGCAATCAGTGCCTCGTCTTCTCTAGCTGCGGAGAAGGTGTCTTTAGCCTCTCAAGTTGA
- the LOC139867043 gene encoding uncharacterized protein isoform X1 has translation MAKTKDAQSRGGENRYNPPTDARQRTTYNKKWLKARAIVEGRIISLEAFPEITDKLFQRNLASFVLINGQIYPELIREFYANYRFNTETKMVRFHLNKKWWEFPLNTFGEILGVPTEGMEFYSRRHKLEHLSEFIQDTDALTLLCKPNANHSEILSKGLTGKDLRSYLDILNKIIDHNIYCRLGNYSHIHVTQIYVMWAIELNMEINVAFLMASQMSNLMTESTRSLPYGMHLNNLFSYLKVTHAIVQQPSFEPLDKSIIIRSDHLIESSRGRRSSLQEDLDEIENYQPEEESDEEEIEDEEANLQEHQEFVNSNFETKIDRILKQEEEIRENHSRFKKALKGFVKTISCSRS, from the coding sequence atGGCAAAGACCAAGGATGCTCAATCTAGAGGAGGTGAGAATAGATATAACCCTCCAACTGATGCGAGACAACGTACAACATATAACAAGAAATGGCTCAAAGCAAGAGCAATAGTAGAAGGAAGAATCATAAGCCTTGAAGCATTCCCTGAGATAACTGACAAGCTGTTTCAAAGGAATCTAGCCTCGTTCGTACTAATCAATGGACAAATATATCCTGAGTTGATAAGAGAGTTCTATGCCAACTATAGATTTAACACAGAAACTAAGATGGTAAGATTTCATCTTAACAAAAAATGGTGGGAATTTCCTCTCAATACTTTTGGTGAAATCCTGGGTGTTCCTACTGAAGGAATGGAGTTCTATAGTAGACGACACAAACTAGAACATCTTTCTGAGTTTATTCAAGATACCGATGCGTTAACCTTGCTTTGCAAACCTAACGCCAATCACTCAGAAATCCTATCCAAGGGACTAACCGGAAAGGATCTCCGATCGTATCTGGATATTCTAAACAAAATCATTGACCACAACATCTACTGTAGGCTGGGAAACTACTCCCACATTCATGTCACTCAAATTTATGTCATGTGGGCAATTGAATTAAATATGGAGATTAATGTGGCATTTTTGATGGCATCCCAAATGAGCAACCTGATGACTGAATCAACTAGATCTCTTCCGTATGGAATGCATCTGAACAATTTGTTCAGCTACCTCAAGGTAACACATGCTATTGTTCAACAACCTTCATTCGAGCCACTAGATAAGTCAATTATCATTCGAAGTGATCATCTAATAGAATCCTCTCGTGGAAGAAGATCGAGTCTTCAAGAGGATCTCGATGAGATTGAGAACTATCAACCAGAGGAAGAATCGGATGAAGAGGAAATAGAAGATGAGGAGGCGAACTTACAGGAACATCAAGAATTTGTGAATTCAAATTTTGAAACCAAGATCGACAGGATTCTGAAGCAAGAGGAAGAGATTAGAGAAAATCACTCTAGGTTCAAGAAGGCGTTGAAAGGATTTGTGAAAACAATTTCTTGCAGTAGGTCATAA